The following coding sequences are from one Bufo bufo chromosome 2, aBufBuf1.1, whole genome shotgun sequence window:
- the DNAJC25 gene encoding dnaJ homolog subfamily C member 25, producing MAVPGKAEGEAAARGVPLLLPGSSMSLRVVFLLLSLACLAGRSAALTEGLYCGQQVCYDVLGVSREAIKADIARAYRQLARKYHPDRYRTPEDKETAHKHFLLVATAYETLKDEETRRDYDYMLDHPEEYYRHYYHYYSRRLAPKVDVRIVILVTVCVISIFQFYSWRSSYNEAIKYLSTVPKYRIQATEIARQQGLLNRGKEKGRNKRSKEEIKEEDEEIIRDIIKNKIDIKGGYQKPQMYDILLFQIVLFPYYFIQYISWYVRWVYTFNIKREEYGETEKLYLIRKYMKMSQSQFDSLEDERKKMFLEEELWIWENYETYKKEQEEEMKKKMASDPRWKRYRRWMRNEGPGRLTFVDD from the exons ATGGCGGTCCCGGGGAAGGCGGAGGGGGAAGCGGCTGCGCGCGGTGTCCCTCTCCTCCTTCCCGGGTCCTCCATGTCTCTCCGGGTTGTCTTCCTGCTCCTGAGCCTGGCATGTCTGGCCGGCCGTTCGGCGGCGCTCACGGAGGGGCTGTATTGCGGCCAGCAGGTGTGTTACGACGTCCTGGGGGTGAGCAGAGAGGCCATCAAGGCGGATATCGCACGGGCATACCGGCAGCTGGCCAGGAAGTATCACCCGGACCGGTACCGGACGCCTGAGGATAAAGAAACCGCGCACAAGCACTTTCTGCTAGTGGCCACAGCTTACGAGACCCTGAAG GATGAAGAAACCAGGAGGGATTATGACTACATGTTGGATCACCCTGAGGAGTACTACAggcactactaccattactacagcAGGAGACTGGCACCTAAAGTGGATGTGAGGATAGTCATCCTCGTTACAGTGTGTGTCATCTCCATCTTTCAG TTTTACAGCTGGAGAAGCAGCTATAATGAAGCCATTAAATACTTATCAACCGTGCCAAAATACCGAATCCAGGCCACGGAAATTGCAAGGCAGCAAGGTCTACTGAATCGAGGAAAGGAAAAGGGGAGGAACAAGAGATCGAAGGAAGAAATAAAAGAGGAAGATGAGGAGATCATTAGGGACATCATCAAGAACAAAATAGACATTAAAGGAGGCTATCAGAAGCCCCAGATGTATGACATCCTCCTGTTCCAAATCGTCCTGTTCCCCTATTATTTCATCCAGTATATAAGTTGGTATGTACGTTGGGTGTATACATTCAATATCAAAAGAGAGGAGTATGGGGAGACGGAAAAACTCTACCTCATCCGTAAATACATGAAAATGTCGCAGTCTCAGTTTGACAGTTTAGAAGATGAACGGAAGAAAATGTTTCTTGAAGAGGAACTCTGGATCTGGGAGAATTATGAA ACGTACAAAAAAGAGCAAGAGGAAGAAATGAAGAAAAAGATGGCTTCAGACCCACGATGGAAGAGATATAGAAGGTGGATGAGGAATGAGGGACCAGGAAGACTCACATTTGTAGATGACTGA